TGAaatctgcctagcaacaagtggcCAATGAAATGTGACAGTGGGAAAAATTGgctcattatttttcaaaaaatggcACCTTGACTTATgagttcaatttgttttgtggcCATCCCCTGGTGGTGTAATGACATTTCtgttaagaaataaaaagaaacgataaaaaaaaaaatagagataatAAATCATGTTGGACCTCCCATATACACAAATGGGAAATGCCAAACCTCTGTGACATTTCGCCAAATTCCGAGCTAGCTTGAAACTTTCCACGAGGACAACGAACCACTTGAGCGAATGTTTGCGTCGCCTTTCCTTCTCCAACTTTGGTTTGGGACAATGAATGAGACTGTGGGACGGCATTGCCATCGTTAGGGAGGGTGAAGCGTTGATTCATGGGCTGGAACCACCAATGGATTCATTAGTGAGGTCACAAGGTGGCCTAGCATCAATTTGATAGATGCATCCGTCTGGCCAAGATGCTCTCTGTGTGAGCTGCATTCATAATGTCCATTTGGCCTTgaacggacacacacacacacacaggaagttGTGCGTCATCCGTGCTGATGGAACATAAAGGATGACTGTACTTTCTTTTCACTgtactttatttttaagaTCTTCACATCTATTGACAATTACACTTTAGCCAATGAGAGCTAACGTGGGCTGACtctatttgttattttttaagatGAGTTCAGAAATTAATAGAGACTGGATTGGTCGGCATTTCTTACGAATTAAAAAGTAcattatataaatattgatttaaatttaatatatttaattcattaagATATCCTAACTGtgaattaattttgtttttaagttgtttattcctcatttttgtttagactttttaaaatatatttttgatttaATATTCATCCATTGAATTGAATGTTTTCTTAACATCTGATTGCTTGTGCACGTCATATAACACTTCATATTACCATCCTTGCGTTCTCCTTGTTAATATTCTATGCATGTTAATTGCTGCTATTGACTTTTTTCACATCACGCACACCCGTCAAGAGTTAAAAGGCTGCTATTTTTAATCAAGCCTCCGTCTTATGAGCTCTCATCCAATTTCCTGCCTGATCCTCGCCTGCGTGTCCAGATGTGCTCTCGTCATTGCAGGGATTTTATaagtttgaaagaaaaaaaaaagaaaaaatgaaacccTCCACATTTGCCAGGCAGTACAAACCTCAGTGGAAAAAGTCTCAAGAGCCAGAAGATACCACCAGATGGCGCCAGAGCAATACTTTTATACTAGACATGGTTTTGGCCTAAGCTAACAAAACATAGAAAAGGTGAGTTTTAACGgctggaaatgaaaatgatgaaatacAGTTAATATACGCTTGTGGTGTTACCATGGTAACGCAAATACAGGAGCTACTCACCTTGAAGCACCATGAGGAGGACCAACGGTATAAACATCACCAAGGCAGACATGTTACTGATGTTCAGAGCCTCCAAAAAATGTGTTATgcccccaccaaaaaaaaaaaaaaaaaagtgggaccAACACAAGCAGGATTTCAGCGATCACCTCCCAAATGTTTCTCAGCAGCAGTGTCCAATTCCAGAAGAAGAATCACTCCGGGTGTCGCCTTTCAACCACTCctcaattatttaaaatggaTCTTCACacgcttctttttcttccattttcttgCTGTTCACAGAAAATGGCCCACAGCGTTAACTcgttctttggcttttttaatttgcattgTAAAAAGCAATGTGCAAAAAGTTGTCTGTAGATTACATTAAATGGAAGAAGTCAAAATGAAAGTGCTCAACTCACTTCAGCGTAGTTCCTTGGATCCTAGAAGATTGCGGTGAAGCCCTACCTTTGTCCATCTGAAGTGCCTCCACTTGGCGCCAAAGCACTAGTTTTATTGCAAACAAATACTTTTGCCTGAGCGCAAAATCAATGAATAAGCGAGGATAGGttatccccccaaaaattaGCCTGGGTTGTTCAACAAATAATTCCGCGCACAAAAATTGCAAACAGGTGACTTTTTCCACTGAATGATGGAGGATCTCGTCTCGCCTGCAAAGATGAAAAAGCGGCGGGTTCACGTTTCACTTTCAGCAAGTTTCTAAACATGAAACCAGCCTTAAAGTGTTCTGCAAGTCAGCCAAAGATCTCCAAACGGCTCAAATGGGATTTAAAATGCACCTTGCTGTCAAAATGTCCTCTATTGGGAAGCCAAATTCTCACATGATGGTCCCGAGGTGGTCGAATCCCATCCATAACGCCAGATGTTCCCACTCGGTTTCACCATCGGAGGGCTTTCGGATAGAAGTACATGAAATAGAATCCAGGAGACCCGAGGCAGGAGAGGACACAAAAGATCAGGAGGCTCGCTGGCGGACATGTCGGTCCGTGTGGAGGGATGCTGTGCTGATCCTGTCATTGGGATGGGGGAGATGAGGGAGGTCGGGTGGGGGTGATGTGATGCAACCAAGACGTGGAGCGGGATGACGGACGAGCATGAGGGAGAGGTGACAGGGCGTTGTCATGGCGACAGGGATTTGGCGAGAGTGGCCGTCTCCTGACTTCTATTAACTGCATAGACGATGCTGTTGCGTGTTACAGCAACTTTGAAGGACTCACAGAgagtctgtgtgttttttcttttgtcttttgcacctttcatttttaacatttttatcaTCTGACCTCTatgtctttgttgtttattctTTCTCCAATGCAAGCAGCTCGAATTTCTCTCTATTGCAAATACTAGAATCCAAATTTTAAAAGAACAGGCCCATTTTTCTCActtgttttcctcttaaatGAAACGGTTTTCTTCCGTCTAAATTCAGACCTCCTGTAATTCCACAAAATGTCGGCTAGAGGGCAGtatcaataaatatattaatattggattgcttttatgttgaaatttgattttgtaaaagaaaatacaatacaagaaCATAAATGGCACAACGGAAAcactagaaaaaaataaggtACGCATATTAATACGCCCCCCCCCATAATCATCTGCAAATTCTTGTtatgttgattatttttaattcaaacttCTTCCGATTTAAACAATATCAAGAATTTATATATTTCAAAAGTATAGATCACCTGATAGAATTACGTTTACAGTACCCCAGGTTACGTTTCCCAATTTGTCGTGACGTCGCGAGACTACATCACCCACAAGCCTCTTTTACGTCGAACTATGACGTCACGACGCTAATCAGTAGCAGAATCCAACATGGACGATACTATGGCAGTCGAAAAGAGCCCGGTATGAATTTGTCACTTTTCCTGTATTGTGCTTACATTGACCCTCACTTCGATGGCTTCATTACACACGTTAAAGCGTTAAATAGTCaatgtttctttgtgttttccgAGCTCTCCTCTTTGCCTCATATTCTGTTTTCAATGTCCAAAACGTAAAGCTGCCAATTCATTCTGGGCGATCGCAATGTCAGACAAGTTAGCCGCTAGCGTTAGCATTGTgttaattgtttattttgcgtTGATATAATTACACAAACGCAATGTTTTCCATTTGCAACTGATCCAGTCCAGATGATATTTGTTGGTTTATAAGTGGGAAAATGGGAATTTGTTCGTTTTCCATGCTGTCAAATGAAGCTTGCTATCAGCTAGCCGTGGCAAGCCAAGCGCCTCTTGTAGCTTGTTAACGTGgacaaatgttcatttcacattcatttatggaatgattgtttgaagtagttgctaGAGCTTGGCCTGCAAGATATTGATGACTCAAATACAATATATTTGccctttcagaaaaaaaacagtgacaaTGTCGTTATTCAAAACAAGTTTTaccctttgttttgtttcccttctcgcatttgtttcatttcttcaTATACCAAACAAAGCATTAAACATTTCCCACCAGTATTTACTTGTATCAACccctgcaaaataaaaatgtcatgatgACCAGATGATATGGAAATAAGTGCTTTGTCTTTGTGAAAACTACCGCCCTGGGAACGCTGACTTTCTTTGCTGCTCAcccttgaaaataataacaacGGATGGTTGGAAAAGACAAGGGGAAAATTGCTCATTTGTTCCACTGTGTGTTTTCCCCACTGAAAGGAGGAAATTCCGGCAATCTTGAACTCCCGACCGCAGACCGGTCTGTCCTTCCTGGCACCAGAACCAGAGGACCTGGAGGACCTTTACAGCAGATACAAGGTCAGAAGCCATCAATCTTACACTAtaggaatgaaagaaaatgatctCCAAGAGGAAATAGAAACCtgctaaaaacaaatgttctcTTATTTGTCGgttaacgtgtgtgtgtgtttgcagaagCTGCAGCAGGAGCTGGAGTTCCTGGAAGTGCAAGAGGAGTACATCAAGGATGAGCAGAAGAACCTGAAGAAGGAGTTCCTCCATGCACAGGAGGAGGTGAAGCGGATACAGAGCATCCCACTCGTCATCGGACAGTTCCTGGAAGCCGTCGACCAGAACACGGCCATCGTTGGCTCCACTACGGGTAAGAACGCAAAGAAGCCATCTCTGCCAAGCGATGGAATAGAATACAAAAGAGGCTGGCacactttttgtttccagTGTTTATATACATTTTGATTCTAAAAGAGGAGTGATCAAAATGAAGTCACCGCTGTTACAAAGATTTTACTCATGAATTCTTTATCGAGCATCCCACCTTTGCTCGCCCAGGTTCCAACTACTATGTGCGCATCCTGAGCACCATCGACCGGGAGTTGCTGAAACCCAACGCCTCGGTGGCTCTGCACAAACACAGCAACGCCCTCGTGGACGTCCTTCCCCCCGAGGCCGACAGCAGCATCATGATGCTCACCTCAGGTATGGGAACCGCTCACGGAAGGACGAGCCGTTGAACAGCTAGCCCAAAGCTAATATGGCAGACTTTGAGCGCCAAAAGcagacgggacttaaatatcAAAATGAAATCGGCCTCACGGCAACAGGAAATAGAAACCTtcccaaataaaatgagcagAAGACGCTGGTTCCCGACAGGAAGTAGAATCCTTCCAAAATACAACCAGCTGTACATTCTCAAGCGGTCATCTCCAATGGGAATATTAATCtgccaaaataaaaccagCCACATGGCCATCTTCTCTTAACAGGAAGTAGAAACCTACCATAATAAAAGCAGCCACTAAGTGACAGGCAGTGgctaatttgtctttttttttctgttcgtGCCTGTAGACCAGAAACCTGACGTGATGTACGCTGACATTGGAGGAATGGACATCCAGAAGCAGGAAGTCAGGGAGGCGGTGGAGCTTCCACTCACGCACTTTGAGCTCTATAAGCAggtcacacacatgcacacgtgcatgcacacgcgcacacacacaaacacacacactacaacATCAAGAAACCAACCAAGAATTTTCTTTCCGTCACACAGATTGGCATCGACCCGCCCAGAGGAGTCCTCATGTACGGACCACCGGGATGCGGCAAGACCATGTTGGCCAAAGCTGTGGCACACCATACAACAGGTATGTATGTGCACACGCATTAAGCAGCGGCCGTCCATCTTTTCACCTCAAGTACCACCTGagggttgcttttttttttgggtcagaAGGCTTTCTCATGTCTCAAAAGCAATTGTCCTGTCCTCTCTCGTGCAGCGGCGTTCATCCGCGTGGTGGGCTCCGAGTTTGTGCAGAAGTACCTGGGCGAGGGCCCCCGCATGGTGCGCGACGTCTTTCGCTTGGCCAAGGAGAACGCGCCCGCCATCATCTTTATTGATGAGATAGACGCCATCGCCACCAAGCGATTCGACGCGCAGACTGGGGGTACCAAACTGTCGTTGAGGACCGCCGCTCTAAAGAAGACAAAACCCTCATGTCGTTTTTCCCCTACGCAGCTGACCGAGAAGTTCAGAGAATTTTACTGGAGCTGCTTAATCAGATGGACGGTTTTGACCAGAACGTCAACGTCAAGGTGAGCCAAAATCTCtaaccctccctccctccctccctccctccctccctccctccctccctccctccctccctccctccctccctccctccctccctccctccctccctccctcctctacACGCACGCTGTCTGAGGGAGCTTTTAGCTAATTCCCAATCCAGACTCCCTTTTATTCCCCTACACGTGTCTAACGCGGTGCT
This DNA window, taken from Syngnathus acus chromosome 16, fSynAcu1.2, whole genome shotgun sequence, encodes the following:
- the psmc4 gene encoding 26S proteasome regulatory subunit 6B is translated as MDDTMAVEKSPEEIPAILNSRPQTGLSFLAPEPEDLEDLYSRYKKLQQELEFLEVQEEYIKDEQKNLKKEFLHAQEEVKRIQSIPLVIGQFLEAVDQNTAIVGSTTGSNYYVRILSTIDRELLKPNASVALHKHSNALVDVLPPEADSSIMMLTSDQKPDVMYADIGGMDIQKQEVREAVELPLTHFELYKQIGIDPPRGVLMYGPPGCGKTMLAKAVAHHTTAAFIRVVGSEFVQKYLGEGPRMVRDVFRLAKENAPAIIFIDEIDAIATKRFDAQTGADREVQRILLELLNQMDGFDQNVNVKVIMATNRADTLDPALLRPGRLDRKIEFPLPDRRQKRLIFSTITSKMNLSEEVDLEDYVARPDKISGADINSICQEAGMLAVRENRYIVLAKDFEKAYKTVIKKDEQEHEFYK